The Lasioglossum baleicum chromosome 12, iyLasBale1, whole genome shotgun sequence genome includes a region encoding these proteins:
- the Cv-2 gene encoding crosveinless 2-secreting protein isoform X1, with protein MAFSKKDSAGRASLVKIYTDPAQTCAHRRKVTTASVVVGVIVVATQRGQANSSFRFAERGRRVAAEEDRRRRERRTNRLRPSQTRMEPRTPLALALTLALLSSLARCNASESIIGSRETCDVEGEDFTVDKIPNTKCFNCICKNGFVECRKQHECPSIEGCYTLLEPREDECCHRCKGCLRNGVYHESETEWTEGNDPCRVFTCKAGVVTESRLHCYTPCSKPIPAPPGQCCPVCAGCHVNGQVVTADRSVTTTEDPCVTCRCNAGRLICAKRACPVLHCPSSRIVRDPGECCPRCKGSGRYMSPPKGACMLGTNIYNTGKQFFADQCTRCSCSNSAVTCVRETCPVHDCPSEHQIVLPGRCCPQCPEIEEVRPSCTYAGKTYGDGETWKLDSCKACACTQGKVRCVMPMCPPLNLPCPPNSRLEHPEGQCCPRCVESDGVCTVFGDPHYRTFDGKFYSFKGACKYQLASDCAGHTFSVRVTNDARSTRFSAWTKTIAIKVGDLKVNLGQKMRVKVNGKKVEVPYRVANRLEVNRTADSIVVSTQIGIKVLWDGISFLEVSAPTSYRGRLCGLCGNFNSLPKDDFENRKGRLMQDPQQFGQSWAVGAKKSCVRPRPAANLDRERRCRGRKDHRLCNRLRSQIFDACHKKVNPTMYYKACLQDMCECPGENCYCESFTAYAHECKRLGIQLPHWRKSTRCRTGWDQVAAGTPLLGTRFP; from the exons ATGGCTTTTTCGAAGAAAGATTCCGCGGGCCGCGCGTCACTCGTCAAAATATACACCGATCCAGCGCAAACATGCGCCCACAGACGAAAGGTTACGACGGCgagcgtcgtcgtcggcgtcaTCGTCGTCGCAACGCAACGGGGGCAAGCCAATTCTTCATTCCGGTTCGCCGAGCGTGGACGCAGGGTGGCTGCCGAGG AGGATCGTCGCCGGCGAGAACGAAGGACGAACAGGTTGCGTCCATCGCAGACGAGGATGGAGCCGAGGACGCCGTTGGCCCTAGCTCTGACCCTGGCCTTGCTGTCGTCGCTCGCAAGGTGCAACGCCTCAGAGAGCATTATAG GGAGCCGGGAGACGTGCGACGTCGAGGGAGAAGATTTCACCGTCGACAAGATCCCGAACACCAAGTGCTTCAACTGCATATGCAAG AACGGCTTCGTCGAGTGCAGAAAGCAGCATGAGTGCCCCAGCATCGAGGGCTGCTACACGCTTCTCGAGCCAAGGGAAGACGAGTGCTGCCACAGGTGCAAAG GATGCTTGAGAAACGGCGTGTATCATGAGTCCGAGACCGAGTGGACGGAAGGGAACGACCCATGCCGTGTTTTCACCTGCAAGGCTGGCGTCGTCACGGAATCTCGGCTGCACTGTTACACCCCCTGCTCGAAGCCGATACCCGCTCCACCTGGCCAATGCTGTCCTGTCTGCGCCG GATGCCACGTGAACGGACAGGTGGTGACCGCGGACAGGTCCGTCACGACCACCGAGGACCCGTGCGTGACTTGCAGGTGCAATGCTGGTCGGTTGATCTGCGCGAAACGGGCCTGTCCGGTGCTGCACTGTCCTTCCTCGAGGATCGTCCGCGATCCCGGCGAGTGTTGTCCTCGATGCAAAG GTAGCGGAAGATACATGTCGCCGCCGAAAGGCGCGTGCATGCTTGGTACCAACATCTACAACACCGGAAAACAGTTCTTTGCGGACCAGTGCACCCGGTGCAGCTGCTCGAACTCGGCGGTGACGTGCGTTAGGGAGACGTGTCCGGTCCACGATTGTCCCAGCGAGCACCAGATCGTCCTGCCGGGTCGCTGTTGTCCCCAGTGTCCCGAGATCGAAGAGGTCCGGCCGTCGTGCACTTATGCCGGCAAAACCTACGGG GATGGCGAGACTTGGAAGCTTGACTCGTGCAAGGCTTGCGCGTGCACGCAGGGCAAAGTGCGTTGCGTGATGCCGATGTGCCCGCCGTTGAACCTACCCTGCCCGCCGAACTCCAGGCTGGAACATCCGGAGGGCCAGTGCTGTCCACGCTGTGTTGAAA GCGACGGAGTCTGCACCGTCTTCGGGGATCCGCACTACCGTACGTTCGACGGCAAATTTTACAGTTTTAAAGGCGCCTGTAAGTATCAACTAGCCAGCGACTGTGCCGGCCACACGTTCAGCGTCCGGGTGACTAACGATGCCAGATCGACGAGGTTCTCCGCGTGGACAAAGACGATTGCTATAAAG GTCGGTGATCTGAAGGTGAATCTCGGGCAGAAGATGCGCGTCAAGGTGAACGGGAAGAAAGTGGAGGTGCCGTACCGAGTGGCGAATCGGCTCGAGGTAAACCGAACAGCAGACAGCATAGTGGTGTCCACACAGATCGGGATCAAGGTGTTGTGGGACGGCATCAGCTTCCTGGAGGTGTCGGCGCCGACGTCGTACAGAGGCCGGTTGTGCGGTCTCTGTGGCAACTTTAATTCCCTGCCGAAGGACGACTTCGAGAACCGGAAGGGACGGTTGATGCAGGACCCCCAACAGTTCGGTCAATCATGGGCGGTCGGGGCTAAGAAGAGCTGTGTCCGACCGCGACCGGCGGCCAATCTAGATCGGGAGAGACGCTGCAGAGGCCGCAAGGATCACCG GTTGTGCAATCGGCTGAGATCGCAGATCTTCGACGCGTGCCACAAGAAGGTGAACCCGACCATGTACTACAAGGCTTGCCTGCAAGACATGTGCGAGTGTCCCGGGGAGAACTGCTACTGCGAGTCGTTCACCGCGTACGCGCACGAGTGCAAGAGACTGGGCATTCAGTTACCACACTGGCGGAAGTCGACCAGGTGTCGTACCGGCTGGGACCAGGTCGCCGCGGGTACCCCATTACTCGGCACGCGATTCCCTTGA
- the Cv-2 gene encoding crosveinless 2-secreting protein isoform X2 encodes MEPRTPLALALTLALLSSLARCNASESIIGSRETCDVEGEDFTVDKIPNTKCFNCICKNGFVECRKQHECPSIEGCYTLLEPREDECCHRCKGCLRNGVYHESETEWTEGNDPCRVFTCKAGVVTESRLHCYTPCSKPIPAPPGQCCPVCAGCHVNGQVVTADRSVTTTEDPCVTCRCNAGRLICAKRACPVLHCPSSRIVRDPGECCPRCKGSGRYMSPPKGACMLGTNIYNTGKQFFADQCTRCSCSNSAVTCVRETCPVHDCPSEHQIVLPGRCCPQCPEIEEVRPSCTYAGKTYGDGETWKLDSCKACACTQGKVRCVMPMCPPLNLPCPPNSRLEHPEGQCCPRCVESDGVCTVFGDPHYRTFDGKFYSFKGACKYQLASDCAGHTFSVRVTNDARSTRFSAWTKTIAIKVGDLKVNLGQKMRVKVNGKKVEVPYRVANRLEVNRTADSIVVSTQIGIKVLWDGISFLEVSAPTSYRGRLCGLCGNFNSLPKDDFENRKGRLMQDPQQFGQSWAVGAKKSCVRPRPAANLDRERRCRGRKDHRLCNRLRSQIFDACHKKVNPTMYYKACLQDMCECPGENCYCESFTAYAHECKRLGIQLPHWRKSTRCRTGWDQVAAGTPLLGTRFP; translated from the exons ATGGAGCCGAGGACGCCGTTGGCCCTAGCTCTGACCCTGGCCTTGCTGTCGTCGCTCGCAAGGTGCAACGCCTCAGAGAGCATTATAG GGAGCCGGGAGACGTGCGACGTCGAGGGAGAAGATTTCACCGTCGACAAGATCCCGAACACCAAGTGCTTCAACTGCATATGCAAG AACGGCTTCGTCGAGTGCAGAAAGCAGCATGAGTGCCCCAGCATCGAGGGCTGCTACACGCTTCTCGAGCCAAGGGAAGACGAGTGCTGCCACAGGTGCAAAG GATGCTTGAGAAACGGCGTGTATCATGAGTCCGAGACCGAGTGGACGGAAGGGAACGACCCATGCCGTGTTTTCACCTGCAAGGCTGGCGTCGTCACGGAATCTCGGCTGCACTGTTACACCCCCTGCTCGAAGCCGATACCCGCTCCACCTGGCCAATGCTGTCCTGTCTGCGCCG GATGCCACGTGAACGGACAGGTGGTGACCGCGGACAGGTCCGTCACGACCACCGAGGACCCGTGCGTGACTTGCAGGTGCAATGCTGGTCGGTTGATCTGCGCGAAACGGGCCTGTCCGGTGCTGCACTGTCCTTCCTCGAGGATCGTCCGCGATCCCGGCGAGTGTTGTCCTCGATGCAAAG GTAGCGGAAGATACATGTCGCCGCCGAAAGGCGCGTGCATGCTTGGTACCAACATCTACAACACCGGAAAACAGTTCTTTGCGGACCAGTGCACCCGGTGCAGCTGCTCGAACTCGGCGGTGACGTGCGTTAGGGAGACGTGTCCGGTCCACGATTGTCCCAGCGAGCACCAGATCGTCCTGCCGGGTCGCTGTTGTCCCCAGTGTCCCGAGATCGAAGAGGTCCGGCCGTCGTGCACTTATGCCGGCAAAACCTACGGG GATGGCGAGACTTGGAAGCTTGACTCGTGCAAGGCTTGCGCGTGCACGCAGGGCAAAGTGCGTTGCGTGATGCCGATGTGCCCGCCGTTGAACCTACCCTGCCCGCCGAACTCCAGGCTGGAACATCCGGAGGGCCAGTGCTGTCCACGCTGTGTTGAAA GCGACGGAGTCTGCACCGTCTTCGGGGATCCGCACTACCGTACGTTCGACGGCAAATTTTACAGTTTTAAAGGCGCCTGTAAGTATCAACTAGCCAGCGACTGTGCCGGCCACACGTTCAGCGTCCGGGTGACTAACGATGCCAGATCGACGAGGTTCTCCGCGTGGACAAAGACGATTGCTATAAAG GTCGGTGATCTGAAGGTGAATCTCGGGCAGAAGATGCGCGTCAAGGTGAACGGGAAGAAAGTGGAGGTGCCGTACCGAGTGGCGAATCGGCTCGAGGTAAACCGAACAGCAGACAGCATAGTGGTGTCCACACAGATCGGGATCAAGGTGTTGTGGGACGGCATCAGCTTCCTGGAGGTGTCGGCGCCGACGTCGTACAGAGGCCGGTTGTGCGGTCTCTGTGGCAACTTTAATTCCCTGCCGAAGGACGACTTCGAGAACCGGAAGGGACGGTTGATGCAGGACCCCCAACAGTTCGGTCAATCATGGGCGGTCGGGGCTAAGAAGAGCTGTGTCCGACCGCGACCGGCGGCCAATCTAGATCGGGAGAGACGCTGCAGAGGCCGCAAGGATCACCG GTTGTGCAATCGGCTGAGATCGCAGATCTTCGACGCGTGCCACAAGAAGGTGAACCCGACCATGTACTACAAGGCTTGCCTGCAAGACATGTGCGAGTGTCCCGGGGAGAACTGCTACTGCGAGTCGTTCACCGCGTACGCGCACGAGTGCAAGAGACTGGGCATTCAGTTACCACACTGGCGGAAGTCGACCAGGTGTCGTACCGGCTGGGACCAGGTCGCCGCGGGTACCCCATTACTCGGCACGCGATTCCCTTGA